The sequence CCTGCCATTTCTTTATCTGCCTCTGTCCGCGGCCAAAGAATTTCAGGTTTATAATCCTTTGACTGTTTTGCTTCAGGGACTTCTTTATACACTGTATCACTTCCTCCACGACTGAACCATGCTATCAATGCTCCCAATATAAGGAGGATGCCTATCATTATTTGAATTTTCTTTCGCAATCCCATTCAACTCCATTTCATCGTTTATTCTTTTGAATGCAGATATGAATGTACCATATGATGGCCTTCGATTTCCTCTGACCTGTTACATAAAAATATATCAGTCTGGAGACCTATGATGTAGATTGTCTTTTTTTCAGCTGGAATATGCTCTTTAACGGATGAATGGGGACGGATTTGGGGCAGTTCATTCAGATGAGGCGTCCCTTTGCCGCAGAATTGATCCTGACTGGCCGATTTCAATCCTAATTTGGGATTATTGATCCTGTTCCAGATTTATTAATCCTAGATTGGATTTATTAATCCTCTTTTTGAATAATTGATCCTCCTTGTCGAATTTTCTTTAGCAGGTATGTCAAAGGAGATTTTGTTATGTATGAATCACCTGTTTGAAGCTTAGATTCATTCCACGCGTAGTATGAGAACAGCGTTTAACGAGAGTGTGCCCTTGAAAATAAATAAAAAAATGACACAAAGGTAGTTACTAAAACCAACCACCTTTGTGTCAATCAGCAAATACTCTCAGGTTATTTAAACAAATCCATCAGCAGATCCCAAAACCCTTTTTCTTTCTTAGGCACTGCCTTCTTTGTTTCTCTTTCTTCTTTTTCAATGCTTTCTGTCTTGATCACAAATTGCACGGAAGATACTTTTTCGTTCTTGGAGGAAACGAAGGATACAGGCTTGAAGTCCGATTTATCGTATTCAGCCATCATCTTATTGATTTCCTCTTGCATTTTGTCAGGAAGGTTTTTCGTTTCCTGATGCAATTTGCTCGTTCCACTGTGAAGATCTGCGACTCCATCTTCTAATTCGTTTGTTCCTCCAGCCAGTTCAGCAATGCCGGAGTGAAGCTTCCCGTAAGAAGTGGATAACTGACCCACGCCTTTTGTATAGCGGACCAGTCCGGAGTGGAAGTCGCCGTAGTTGGCGGACAGTTCACCCAGTCCTTTTTGCAGCTGAGCAAACCCGCTCATATCCGTTTCTTTCAAGGATGCAGACAGATTATTCGAGATAGACGTCAGCTGTCCGCTCATCTCGTTGACGGAACCACTCACCTGATTCAAGGTTGGTTCCACGGCAGCGAAGGCTTCCTTGACGCTTGCATAGGTCCCCTTCACTTTTTGCGCAGCTTGATGGGACTCCACCAGTTTATCCACTACCTGCGGCTCCGCTCCGCTTTCATATAATGCGGCAATCTCTTCTTCCGAGAGCTCGGAAGAAGGGATTCCCGCCATCGCACCGTCCAATGCAGCGTAGGCTGAAGAATAGTTCTTCTGCAGGGTCGATAACCCATTCGCGGCTTGTGTCAGGCCATCTGCCAATTGTGCCAAACCAGCCGGCAGCTCATTCAAAGCTGATAAATCCATTTCGGCAGGATTCGCAGCCAGTGACTGATTGATGGTTCGCAGTGCATCGCCGATAGAATTCGAGGCTCCGACAATTTGAGACGAAGAACCGTTCAATTCACTGATGCCATTTTTATATTGAGCCGAACCATCACGCAGGCTCGATGCCCCATCGTTCAATTGGGACACACCATTTTTCAGGTCGGCCACCCCGGTATTTAGCTTCCCGATGGCACCAGATAGCTCCGACATGTCATCGGTCATATTTTCTGTTCCCGTCGTATCGATTGGGAGTGTGGAAGGGACAGCCGCAATTTGAACTCCTTCGAACTCAAAGTCCACTACATCCGCTTCCACGCTTAGCTTTTTCTCTTTTCCAGGCATGACGGTAAAGGTGATTTGCTTATTCTTCCCAGCATTCGCCACCATTCCGTCTGCCGCTTCGATGTTCTCATACGTATTCGGCAGGTTCAGGGAAACCTGCAATAAATAATTTTCATAAAATACGGTACCTGCATTCTTATTTTCAGCAGTATCGATATTGATTTCTAGATGTCCGCTTTTTCCTGCAAGTTGTGATGGATCCATTTTCTTCCCATCCAAGCTATATGATACCTTCACATCCCATGGTAACTTTGTATCTTCTTTCATGTTTCCTTGATACGTGAACTTTCCTTCAGGGGCATCCACTTCAACCTTCTGCCCCTCCAGCTCAAGCTTCTTCAGATCCGTCAGATTCTTGACGCTGCTGAATTCCCCGTAATCGAGGATCTTTCCGGCACGAGCTACCTCGAAGGTATTCACGACATAGATCGAATCCAGGTCTCCAGCTGCGTCCAATGTCGCGTACACGACTTCATCCTTCGAAGTGACCTTTCCTTCCATTGCCGCTTGGGCGGGTACACTAAGAAATGAAGGCAAGAATAGCATCAATGCGAGTGCAGAATAGCGTAATTGTTTTTTTCTCATCATCATTTCTCCTCATAATAATTTGCTTTATACGTTGTTTTCTTAATGACTTTATCGAATACCAACAGCATCGCCGGCAGGACAAAGAGGACCATGATAAAGGCTAGCAGCGCCCCCCTGCCCATCAATAGACCGATGGATCCAACGATCGGATTGGAGGAGGTGATCCACAAAATAAAGCCGACACTCGAAAGGATCGCTGCCGAAATCGAAATCGAGAATGTCTTCTCATCCAGGGTTCTCACCATTGCTTCTTTAGCAGGCATTTCCTTTCGATAATGGGTATAAGCCTCTGTGAATAAAATCCCATAATCGACCGTCGCGGCAAGCTGTACGGTACTGATGATCAAGTAGCCTACAAATACGAGTGGTGTATTCGTGAAATATGGAATCGACAGATTGATCCATACGGCCGCTTCAATCGTGATGAGCAGCACCACCGGAATCGTAATCGATTTAAAGCTGAACAGAAGCACAAGGGCAATCGTCACGACTGTCAGCACATTCACGACCACATTATCCTTTTTGACGGTATTCTTGATGTCATAAAGCGTCACGCTCTCCCCAAGCGCCAGAGCTTTATCCCCGTAATAATCCGCCGCCGCTTCTTCCACCTTCTCTACGATTGAAAAAGGAACCTCTCCTTCCGTACCCTGATTCGTATTAATGACGATCCGGCTGTAATTTTCAGAGTAGAATTCATCGGTGATCGATTTATCCAGGTACTCAGGAGGGATCTCAGAGCCAACCTGGTTAACATACGCCATGACTCCAGTCACATAATCAAGGGATTCGATGTCCTCCACGAGCTCCTTTTCTTTGGCCGTATCTCCTTTTGGAACTAAAAGAACGATCGGTGTCGTCTCACCAAATGTCTCCTCCACCTTCTTGAAGTCACTCCCGACACGGGTGTTTTCCGGCTGCTCACCTGACCCGTAAATGAATGACGTATTCGTTTGCCCCAGGAAGGCAGGAACCAAAATGGCAAATACAAAGATCAGGCTCGGTACCTTCAGTTTCAGCACCTTATTCCCGATACCCGCGAAGCTTGGAACAAAACTCTTATGTTTCGTCTTATCCATCCATTTATAGAAAACTAACGTCAGTGCTGGCAGGAACACCATCACACTGATGAAGCTCAGGACGATCCCCTTCACGAGGTTCACCCCGAGATCCGATCCGATTTGAAACTCCATGAATGTAAGGGCGATAAATCCGAAGAACGTCGTTGCCGCACTTGCCGTGATCGCCGGGAACGACTTCTTCATGGCAAGCTTCATCGCTTCTTCAGGATCATCCGTCACTTTCCGGTAATCGGAGAAGCTGTGAAGCAGGAATACCGCATAATCCAGGGACACCGCCAGCTGCAGGATCGGAGCAACCGACTGGGTGACGAAGGAAACCTCCCCAAGGAAGATATTCGTTCCCAGGTTGATGAGGACCGACACCCCGATCGCAGTCAGGAAGAACAGCGGTTCGATCCACGAAGTCGTTGAGACGACCAGAATCAAAATAATGAGGGGAACCAGTAACATCCCTGCGTACATCGATTCACTTCCGGCCATTTTCTGAGAACTTGCCGTATTGGCCGCTTCACCGGCAATCGCACCATCACTACCGATTAGCTCATAGATTTCATCGGTGATCCGGACCTCATCGCCGGTAGCGACACTGATGGAAAACAGCGCATTCTGATCATTATAGTAATTCTCGACCGTCTCCTTGTCCGCCACTTCCAAAGGCGTCTTCAGATCGACCATATCATCCAGCCAGATCACATCCGATACTCCGTCAATGTTCTCCAGCTTTTCTTTAAATTCGAGTGCCTCCTGTATCGTCACACCCGTAACCATGACCCGCGTATCAGGAACGTCACCCGTGAACTCCTTTTCCATGATGTCCATGGCCTGTGTCGACTGGGCATCATCGGGCAAATAATCGACCATATTATAATTGACCTTCACAAAAAACTGCGCAACCGTTGACAGGATCGTCACCAGCATAAACGCAATCAACACAGCTTTCTTATGCTTTATGATCCATGCTGCTAAATTTATCATTTCTCAACCTCACTTGTATCTCTCACATTTTCACCTTATCATTATAATAAACACCGTGTTGGATATTCAACGGACAGTTGCATAAGGAATGTTCAATACTCAACACATCATTCTTGTGTGTTGGATATCTCACAAAAAGCATGAAAGGAACGTTGATCTTTGAACTCAAAAATGGACCGACGAAAAAAATATACACGCATGGTTTTAAAGGACAGCCTCTTGAAACTACTGCAGGATAAATCAATCTCAAGCATCACCATCAAAGAAATCTGCGAAACAGCAGACATCAACCGATCCACCTATTATGCCCACTACTCAAATCAATACGAACTGCTCGAAGCAATCGAAGAAGAATTCATCGAGGACCTGACCGTCACACTGAGCCAATACAACTTTTCAAAAGAAGAAGAAGCCCTCCAAATGACCGAAAAACTATTCGAATACATCGCCGACAAAAGCGACATCTGCGAGGCACTTCTCAGCGAGAACAGCGATATGTACTTTCTCAAAAAAGGCATGATCATCACCCATGAATTCATCTTCAAAAACTGGATCACCGACAGCAGGATCGATCAAGAAACCTATGAATACATCAATATGTTCATGGTGAGCGGAAGCATTCACGTCATTAAAAACTGGGTGGAGAATGGCATGGATAAGACGCCTGAAGAGATGGCGGGGATCTTGCACCGGTTTATTAATCGGGGGTTGTCGGGGGTGAGGTAGGGACATTGTTCACAAAAAAGCCTACTCGAAGACAATATTAGATAACGTCTTCGGGTAGACTCTTTAGTTATTCCTTTACTTATAAATTGGTAGATTGTACTATACATCACACTAAAGGTTGGCGAGTTTATCACTATGATAGATTAACCACCATTATTGAAGGGAAGTACTCGCCACGCTTCTTCAAGTACAACTTCTTCCCCCATAATCTCCTGCACATCGGTTTGCATTTTGGTTTCCTTAACTAAAGCTGGAAAATGCTTTTCCACATATTTTTGATGGAATCTCTCATTTCCCCAACAGGTAAACACCAGAAAATCTCTCACTCTCTTTTTAGAAATAGCAAACGATCCCCCAAGAAACCCTTCAGCTGCGCTCATTCCTGGATTCCAAATCGTCTTTTGCATGTCAATAAAATGATCTGCATGTCCAGGTTTCACTAGTGCCCTGGCCACTCGAACATATTTAGCTTTCTCTAAAACATGAGTTATCTTTTTTTCCGAACCAGGGACCGTAAAACTCTCCTCATATAATGATACATCTATAGACTTATAGGTACTCGATTGATTTGAATGGAGAAGGATTTCGTCATGTACATTATCCATAAAATACTGATAGGCTTCTTCATTTTCCCAAAAAGCAAAAATACAGGCTGTAGAAGGGTCCTGATCACTCCACCCACCAACCTGACCCAAAAATCCGTTCAGCGGACTCAGCGCTTTCCAAATTTTCTGTTCTTCGAAAAAATCTTCCTTCCTTTCCTCGCTCACTTTACACGTAATCACTTTAATCATCATCATTCTAACTCCCTACTAAGAAATTTCAAGGGTAACGGATCTTTTAACCTGAGACATCTTTCTCAGCAAGGATTTATACCTTAATCAGCACTTTCCCCTCATAATCACGACTCTCTATCAATTCATGCGCTTTTGCTGCATCTCTCAATTCAAAGATCTGTGCGACGGGCAGGATGACTTTCTTGGAGGCAAATAACTTTATTACCTGATCAGCAACAGGAGCCAAAAGTCCCGGTCGATGTTTCCTGGTCGTTCCTAAGCTGAAGCCTTTTACATTTCTGCAGGAACTATGAACATCGCTTGTTTTAAAGGTACCGGCTTTTCCACTGCTGTTGCCGAATTGAACAAGGGTTCCATATAGACCCAAACACTCGAGACTCCTGGAAGTGACTTCACCTGCTACTGAATCGAAAATGACATTTGCTCCTTGATCACATGTGCTCGTAAGGACTTCCTCTTTAAAAGAGTCGTATGTACAAACGAAATCTGCACCTAAGTTCTTCACATAGTTTTCTTTCCGAATGTTCCCCACTGTTGCAATGATCGTTTCTACCCCAGCAAGTTTTGCTAGTTGTACAAGCATAGAACCTACGCCACCGGCAGCACTATGGATGACGATCGTATCGCTCTTTTTCACTTGACCGACTTCATGTAAGAGAAGGTAAGACAAGATTGATACGGTCGGCATGGCAGCAGCCTGTTCAAGAGGAAGACTGTCAGGGATTTTGAACACCAATTGTTGATTTGCCTTCACATATTCTGCGTATGAGCCACCTATGGGAAAGGCGATGACACGGTCACCGACGGAAAAGGTAGACGATTTTGCCGCCCTCACAATGGTTCCCGTAACATCCAATCCAAGAGTGAAGGGGAAGTTCCCCTCTACTTTAGTACCTTTCCGTGACTTGATATCTGCATAATTCACACTGGTAAATGCGGTTTTTATCAACACTTCATCATCCGTTATTTCCGGGCATTTCACATCAGCGAATACAAGTACATCTGATTTTCCGAACTCATTTTGAATAACTGCTTTCATTATTGTAGCTCCCTTATACAACAAAGTAGAATCTCCTGTATAACATATTT is a genomic window of Rossellomorea sp. y25 containing:
- a CDS encoding zinc-binding dehydrogenase — its product is MKAVIQNEFGKSDVLVFADVKCPEITDDEVLIKTAFTSVNYADIKSRKGTKVEGNFPFTLGLDVTGTIVRAAKSSTFSVGDRVIAFPIGGSYAEYVKANQQLVFKIPDSLPLEQAAAMPTVSILSYLLLHEVGQVKKSDTIVIHSAAGGVGSMLVQLAKLAGVETIIATVGNIRKENYVKNLGADFVCTYDSFKEEVLTSTCDQGANVIFDSVAGEVTSRSLECLGLYGTLVQFGNSSGKAGTFKTSDVHSSCRNVKGFSLGTTRKHRPGLLAPVADQVIKLFASKKVILPVAQIFELRDAAKAHELIESRDYEGKVLIKV
- a CDS encoding YhgE/Pip domain-containing protein; its protein translation is MMMRKKQLRYSALALMLFLPSFLSVPAQAAMEGKVTSKDEVVYATLDAAGDLDSIYVVNTFEVARAGKILDYGEFSSVKNLTDLKKLELEGQKVEVDAPEGKFTYQGNMKEDTKLPWDVKVSYSLDGKKMDPSQLAGKSGHLEINIDTAENKNAGTVFYENYLLQVSLNLPNTYENIEAADGMVANAGKNKQITFTVMPGKEKKLSVEADVVDFEFEGVQIAAVPSTLPIDTTGTENMTDDMSELSGAIGKLNTGVADLKNGVSQLNDGASSLRDGSAQYKNGISELNGSSSQIVGASNSIGDALRTINQSLAANPAEMDLSALNELPAGLAQLADGLTQAANGLSTLQKNYSSAYAALDGAMAGIPSSELSEEEIAALYESGAEPQVVDKLVESHQAAQKVKGTYASVKEAFAAVEPTLNQVSGSVNEMSGQLTSISNNLSASLKETDMSGFAQLQKGLGELSANYGDFHSGLVRYTKGVGQLSTSYGKLHSGIAELAGGTNELEDGVADLHSGTSKLHQETKNLPDKMQEEINKMMAEYDKSDFKPVSFVSSKNEKVSSVQFVIKTESIEKEERETKKAVPKKEKGFWDLLMDLFK
- a CDS encoding MMPL family transporter: MINLAAWIIKHKKAVLIAFMLVTILSTVAQFFVKVNYNMVDYLPDDAQSTQAMDIMEKEFTGDVPDTRVMVTGVTIQEALEFKEKLENIDGVSDVIWLDDMVDLKTPLEVADKETVENYYNDQNALFSISVATGDEVRITDEIYELIGSDGAIAGEAANTASSQKMAGSESMYAGMLLVPLIILILVVSTTSWIEPLFFLTAIGVSVLINLGTNIFLGEVSFVTQSVAPILQLAVSLDYAVFLLHSFSDYRKVTDDPEEAMKLAMKKSFPAITASAATTFFGFIALTFMEFQIGSDLGVNLVKGIVLSFISVMVFLPALTLVFYKWMDKTKHKSFVPSFAGIGNKVLKLKVPSLIFVFAILVPAFLGQTNTSFIYGSGEQPENTRVGSDFKKVEETFGETTPIVLLVPKGDTAKEKELVEDIESLDYVTGVMAYVNQVGSEIPPEYLDKSITDEFYSENYSRIVINTNQGTEGEVPFSIVEKVEEAAADYYGDKALALGESVTLYDIKNTVKKDNVVVNVLTVVTIALVLLFSFKSITIPVVLLITIEAAVWINLSIPYFTNTPLVFVGYLIISTVQLAATVDYGILFTEAYTHYRKEMPAKEAMVRTLDEKTFSISISAAILSSVGFILWITSSNPIVGSIGLLMGRGALLAFIMVLFVLPAMLLVFDKVIKKTTYKANYYEEK
- a CDS encoding TetR/AcrR family transcriptional regulator; this encodes MNSKMDRRKKYTRMVLKDSLLKLLQDKSISSITIKEICETADINRSTYYAHYSNQYELLEAIEEEFIEDLTVTLSQYNFSKEEEALQMTEKLFEYIADKSDICEALLSENSDMYFLKKGMIITHEFIFKNWITDSRIDQETYEYINMFMVSGSIHVIKNWVENGMDKTPEEMAGILHRFINRGLSGVR
- a CDS encoding YdbC family protein; translated protein: MMMIKVITCKVSEERKEDFFEEQKIWKALSPLNGFLGQVGGWSDQDPSTACIFAFWENEEAYQYFMDNVHDEILLHSNQSSTYKSIDVSLYEESFTVPGSEKKITHVLEKAKYVRVARALVKPGHADHFIDMQKTIWNPGMSAAEGFLGGSFAISKKRVRDFLVFTCWGNERFHQKYVEKHFPALVKETKMQTDVQEIMGEEVVLEEAWRVLPFNNGG